The Mesorhizobium sp. M1D.F.Ca.ET.043.01.1.1 genome contains a region encoding:
- a CDS encoding ATP-binding protein has protein sequence MREYTSSQFSRSGPDGSVPPYMDPALLSSIVHDFNNLLTPVVIALEDLQRRRAGTSRELGKIDAAIYCAFRAKVVARQLLEFANACPPRPEPTDIRQLLEQFQLVLANILAPDIRLTLHVAGNLPLAFIDREFVEQALLNLVLNARDAMPDGGEISLATALEFPPSSKAARPQRMIRLSVCDSGVGMDDRTLKTAGRETFSTKASGSGLGLAIVRRIVESLSGGLSIISALGHGTACHRSMAAGHFRGYEQLNSTTRKECNDASFCFLRKTLGGASRFRGTEQQAGTALHA, from the coding sequence ATGCGGGAATATACGTCTTCGCAATTCAGTCGCAGCGGTCCAGATGGGTCGGTTCCTCCGTACATGGACCCCGCCCTGTTGTCATCGATCGTTCATGATTTCAACAACCTGCTGACGCCGGTCGTGATTGCCCTGGAAGACCTGCAGCGGCGCCGCGCCGGCACGTCGAGAGAACTTGGAAAGATCGACGCTGCGATCTACTGCGCGTTTCGCGCGAAAGTCGTTGCCCGGCAACTTCTTGAATTTGCGAATGCGTGCCCTCCACGGCCAGAGCCGACGGATATTCGCCAGCTGCTCGAGCAGTTCCAACTCGTGCTTGCGAATATCCTCGCACCAGACATTAGGCTGACGCTTCACGTCGCGGGCAACCTTCCACTGGCCTTCATTGACCGGGAGTTCGTCGAACAAGCACTTCTCAATCTGGTCCTGAACGCACGCGATGCGATGCCCGATGGCGGCGAAATCTCCCTGGCCACCGCTTTGGAGTTTCCACCTTCGAGCAAAGCGGCTCGGCCACAACGGATGATCCGGCTATCCGTCTGCGACAGCGGTGTCGGGATGGATGACAGGACGCTCAAAACGGCGGGTCGGGAGACTTTCTCCACAAAGGCGAGCGGAAGCGGCCTTGGCCTCGCGATCGTCAGGCGCATCGTGGAGAGTTTGAGCGGCGGACTCTCGATCATCAGTGCCCTCGGACATGGCACTGCCTGCCATCGATCTATGGCTGCCGGCCATTTCCGCGGATACGAGCAACTGAATTCAACAACCAGGAAGGAATGCAACGATGCAAGTTTCTGCTTTCTTCGCAAAACGCTTGGCGGCGCTTCGAGATTTCGTGGCACCGAGCAACAGGCCGGAACCGCACTACACGCGTGA